The [Pantoea] beijingensis genomic sequence TATCCATGGGCATCAATGTTACCCGTTTACGGTTGATTTTAATTCTCAGCGCAACGTTAGTGACCGCCAGTGCCGTTTCGGTTGCCGGAATGATCGGCTGGATTGGCCTCGCTGTCCCCCATATTGGTCGGCTACTTGTCGGCTGCAACCACCAGCGTTTGCTGCCTGTCGCCGCCGCACTAGGCGCAATCTTACTGCTTCTTACGGATACGCTGGCACGTTCCATCGCCAGTACGGAAATTCCGTTGGGTATTCTGACCGCCTTTATCGGTGCGCCCATTTTTCTGGTGTTGCTGCTCCGGGGCCGCAGAGTATGAACTTACAATTCACACATGTTTCGCTGGGCTACCCCGGACATTCCGTGCTGCATGACGCCTCATTTACTCTCGACTCCGGGACATTGACCTGCCTGGTGGGCGCGAATGGGTGCGGCAAAACAACCCTGATGCGGAGCATTCTTGGCGTACTCCCCGTGGAGAATGGCGAAATCCTGTTGAATGGCATTCCCATTGATCGGTTGTCGCCCGCCACGCGCGCAAAAAATATCGCCTGGGTGCCTCAGGCGCACGACGGGGCTTTTGCTTTTCGAGTGAGTGAGATGGTAATGATGGGCCTCACGCCATATTTGTCCGCGTTTACAACACCAGGGCACCGCGAGCAGGCACTGGCGTATCAGAAACTTGACGACATGGGCATTCGGCATCTGGCAGAAAGACGCTGGACCGCGTTAAGTGGAGGGGAAAAGCAACTGGTATTAATTGCTCGCGCGCTGGTACAACAACCGCAACTGCTGCTGATGGACGAACCCGCGTCCAGTCTGGATTTCGGTCATCAAATCAGGTTACTGGATACGGTAAGAACTCTCCGCTCACAAGGCATAACGATACTCATGTCGACGCATCATCCTCTGCATGCCCGCGCTGTCGCCGACAGCATTCTTTGCATCCAGCCCAACGGGGCAATAAACCAGGGTAGCGCTGTCGCACTGCTCGCTAACGACGCACTGGCGGTGCTTTATGGCGTATCACCCGGACAAATCGGCCGGCACCTCGGCCAAAATCATTCAGGAGAATAGTCATGCTAATTGATGATATTGATTTCGCGGCACTGTATCGCCAGCAGCTTCGTCTGGCGAGGCGTACCGAGAAAACCCCGGCGCATTGGGACAAACGAGCTAAAGCAATGGCTGAACGAGCGTCCCTCCCCCAAGACGGCTATCTGCAACAGCTGTTGGGTAAAATCGATTTACACGGTGCCCGGACCTTCTTCGATATGGGCTGCGGGCCCGGCAACCTTGTGCTGGCTGTGTCACCCCGGTTAGAACAGGTTTACGGTATTGACTACAGCCCGGGCATGCTGGCCGTCGCCACTCGGCAGGCCCAACGGCTAGGCGTCGCTAATGCGCACTGGATAGAACGCAGTTGGGACGAAACATGGGACGATTTGCCGGTATGTGATATTGCCGTCGCCTCCCGGTCCACGCTGCCAGCAGACCTGAAAGCAGCCATGCGGCGTTTAAACCGACAGGCGCGACTGCGGGTGTACACCACACATATCGTCGATCCTCTGTTTATGCCAGCGGCTATCCAGCGTGCTCTTGGCCGCGATGTTGTCGAGCTCCCTACCTATATCTACGCCATCAATATTCTCTATCAAATGGGGATAAAGGCACGACTGGATTTTATTCGCGGCAGTAATTATCAGGGTGATAACAGCACATTTGAACGTTTTTGCAATAACGTCACCTGGAGCAGCGGATCATTAAACGACGTAGAGAAAAAACGCTTATTGGTCTGGTATCAGCAGAAGATTAGCAATGGTGAACCTATCGTGACGCCGACACGCGACTGGGCGCTAATCTCATGGACAAGCGTTCCTGATGCGACGTTATCATGACGCGATTGATACGACCGATCGCTCAATGATGCGCCAGAGATATTCAGCGCGACAGCCAGCTACGCAATAAACATTCAGTGAAAAGTAAATCCGCCATATCACACCAGACGAGGTTAATAACAACCTTAATATATTATTCTCATTATATATGGATATAAAAATGAAGAAATATACGTTTTCTTTGACACTGCTACTTTCTGTCGGATGTTCCGCCTTTGCCGCAGAAGACAGTATGACGATTTGGTCCAGTCCCGTTTCCGCCACCAGCAATATTCTTGAAAAAGACACAATAAATAACCTGGATAAAAAAAGTGTTGCCAGTGCACTCTCATTAATACCTGGCGTGACATTACAAAAATCAGGTAGCCGTAACGAATTACAGGTTCGCGTAAGGGGCTTTAATAGTCGGCAGGTGCCGATATTTTTTGATGGGGTGCCGATTTACGTCCCCTACGATGGTAATCTCGATCTTGGCCGTTTTTCCACGTCAGATATTAGCTCACTGGAGGTTTCAAAAGGCTACAGCTCTTTATTACAGGGGCCGAACCAAATGGGAGGAGCCATTAATATCACCACGCCGAAACCCACCGCACCATTGGCCGGTAACATTGGCTTCCGTCAGGGCTGGGTTCGCAATCGTGATAACGTCTGGGATGCGCATGCTGCGTTAGCCATCCGCAACGATCTGGGTTATCTGCAACTCAATGGTAGCCGATTAAAACAGGATTTTCTCGGGTTACCTTACGGCTCGAATAATCGTGCCGGTCAACACGGTAAAATGAGCAACTCATCTACCGATGATAAGCGCGGCATTATAAAGCTGGGGTTTACCCCCCGCATAAACGATGAGTATATATTTACCTGGATAAGCCAGGATGGTGCAAAAAACGATCCCCCTTATAGCGGAACGGGTAGTCAAAACGCGCGTTACTGGCAATGGCCTGAATACAATAAACAGAGCTATTATTACCAGGGGACAACCCACCTCAATGGCGGTTTTACATTAAAAAGCCGTGCGTATCGTGATGAATTTGATAACACGCTGTTTATGTATAATTCTCTGAAAGATTTCCAGAACAAGCGTGGTAATTATAGCCATTATGCTGATTATACTAATGGTGCAGGCTTACAGCTTTCAGCAGATATTCGGGAAAGCGATTTACTCTCTTTCGCGATTAACTGGAAAGACGATGTGCACAGAGAAAAAGGCACGTTTAATGCCCCTTATAACCGCTACAAGGACAGAACCTGGTCTCTGGCCAGCGAATATCAGTGGGATGCTCTGGAGAACCTGGCGATCGTTACCGGCATCAGCTATGACTGGCGCGACAGCTTGCAGGGGATGAAATATGAAAAAACGGGGATCGTAAGGCACTTTGACAGTAACAGCCAGTCGGCCTTCAACTGGGAGATAATGGCGAAATATACCTTCGCCAGCCAGGACACGCTGTCTTTCTCCCTTTCAGAACGCTCCCGCTTTCCTACCCTGAAAGAGCGCTATACCACCGTTAAACCCGCTCACAACAAAACGTCCATAATTAACCCGTGGCTGAAGCCGGAACGCGCAGACAGCATTGACCTCACCTATTCCGGCACCGTCAGCCAACATTGGGGCTACGAAGCCAGCATCTATTACAACCGCATCAGCGATGCCATCTTATCTTATGACATTGATGCCAGTACCACTCAAAACAGGAACAGTGGGCGGGTGGATTACGCTGGGTTCGATCTGGGGATAAAAGGGAAAATACTCGACAGCGTTGATACGGGACTGAGTTACGGGCTGATTCACAGCGCTCCCAAAAACAATACCTCCGGTAAAATAACGGATACACCCATCCAGACCCTGAATGCGTGGATTAACGTTACGCCATGGAAGCCGTTGACCCTTACGATTTCGGAAGAAGCCCGATCGTCCACTTACAGTAATAGCCGTGGAACACAAAAGGCCGCAGGTTTCGCCACCACGCATGTGCGCGCCGACTATGATGTCGGATATGGACTGAGCCTGAATGCCTCAGTGCATAATCTCTTTGATACCGTCTATTATTACAGTGAAGGATTTATCGAGGAAGGGCGTAATTATTGGGCTGGCATCGAGTATAAATTCTGATCACCCCTCATGCCCGGCAAATACCGGGCATGAGGCAGAAAAAGATAACGTGGGATTTCAAACTGCGGTTAACGTTTGCATCCTTAATGACGGCGCATGCCCTTAATGGCCTGTCCGCGACGATAAACCTCACGTTCAACGGGCACGGTAACCACAGCCGCTGCCGCATTCGGTGCGTCGAGTACAACAAAATTTGCCTCGCTGCCCA encodes the following:
- a CDS encoding ABC transporter ATP-binding protein; its protein translation is MNLQFTHVSLGYPGHSVLHDASFTLDSGTLTCLVGANGCGKTTLMRSILGVLPVENGEILLNGIPIDRLSPATRAKNIAWVPQAHDGAFAFRVSEMVMMGLTPYLSAFTTPGHREQALAYQKLDDMGIRHLAERRWTALSGGEKQLVLIARALVQQPQLLLMDEPASSLDFGHQIRLLDTVRTLRSQGITILMSTHHPLHARAVADSILCIQPNGAINQGSAVALLANDALAVLYGVSPGQIGRHLGQNHSGE
- a CDS encoding class I SAM-dependent methyltransferase — encoded protein: MLIDDIDFAALYRQQLRLARRTEKTPAHWDKRAKAMAERASLPQDGYLQQLLGKIDLHGARTFFDMGCGPGNLVLAVSPRLEQVYGIDYSPGMLAVATRQAQRLGVANAHWIERSWDETWDDLPVCDIAVASRSTLPADLKAAMRRLNRQARLRVYTTHIVDPLFMPAAIQRALGRDVVELPTYIYAINILYQMGIKARLDFIRGSNYQGDNSTFERFCNNVTWSSGSLNDVEKKRLLVWYQQKISNGEPIVTPTRDWALISWTSVPDATLS
- a CDS encoding TonB-dependent receptor plug domain-containing protein translates to MKKYTFSLTLLLSVGCSAFAAEDSMTIWSSPVSATSNILEKDTINNLDKKSVASALSLIPGVTLQKSGSRNELQVRVRGFNSRQVPIFFDGVPIYVPYDGNLDLGRFSTSDISSLEVSKGYSSLLQGPNQMGGAINITTPKPTAPLAGNIGFRQGWVRNRDNVWDAHAALAIRNDLGYLQLNGSRLKQDFLGLPYGSNNRAGQHGKMSNSSTDDKRGIIKLGFTPRINDEYIFTWISQDGAKNDPPYSGTGSQNARYWQWPEYNKQSYYYQGTTHLNGGFTLKSRAYRDEFDNTLFMYNSLKDFQNKRGNYSHYADYTNGAGLQLSADIRESDLLSFAINWKDDVHREKGTFNAPYNRYKDRTWSLASEYQWDALENLAIVTGISYDWRDSLQGMKYEKTGIVRHFDSNSQSAFNWEIMAKYTFASQDTLSFSLSERSRFPTLKERYTTVKPAHNKTSIINPWLKPERADSIDLTYSGTVSQHWGYEASIYYNRISDAILSYDIDASTTQNRNSGRVDYAGFDLGIKGKILDSVDTGLSYGLIHSAPKNNTSGKITDTPIQTLNAWINVTPWKPLTLTISEEARSSTYSNSRGTQKAAGFATTHVRADYDVGYGLSLNASVHNLFDTVYYYSEGFIEEGRNYWAGIEYKF